From the Neoarius graeffei isolate fNeoGra1 chromosome 1, fNeoGra1.pri, whole genome shotgun sequence genome, one window contains:
- the sb:cb1058 gene encoding uncharacterized protein sb:cb1058: MTISKSSKKQKAPRSPPFLDRASGFYGRLDEIETEFRVEVQITQKQPSAKPVAGEMNSRELPDDQEHCVCDFSEGLMEDDGATLLKRKPSRLSRRWSRKSSKRAKSDKSSLEMDIENTETEVAPSINPSLHMHLETQPETGSGSRAPEPMLIHFSIREEDDDQKLLPEGKERHCGMKEKRREQEVEGKTDVENMKVVKRSSLRNYHKVLDKAFRRGWETFVANLYSVTLSPVSSSVSSPSKSEMDRKTALAEFK; this comes from the exons ATGACGATCAGCAAAAGCTCCAAGAAGCAAAAGGCTCCTCGGTCTCCTCCTTTCCTAGACCGGGCCAGTGGATTCTATGGACGTTTAGATGAAATAGAAACAGAGTTCAGGGTAGAGGTGCAGATCACACAGAAACAACCATCAGCAAAGCCTGTGGCAGGAGAAATGAACAGCAGAGAGCTGCCAGATGACcaagagcactgtgtgtgtgatttcagCGAGGGCCTAATGGAAGATGACGGAGCCACCCTGCTGAAGAGGAAGCCAAGCCGACTGAGCCGGCGCTGGAGCAGGAAAAGCTCCAAGAGGGCCAAGTCTGATAAATCGTCCCTGGAGATGGATATCGAAAACACTGAGACTGAGGTGGCGCCTTCCATTAACCCGAGCCTGCATATGCACTTAGAAACTCAGCCTGAAACAGGATCCGGCAGCAGAGCTCCAGAACCCATGTTAATCCACTTCTCCATAAGAGAGGAAGATGATGATCAGAAACTCCTTCCTGAAGGAAAGGAGAGACATTGTGGGATGAAGGAGAAAAGGAGAGAACAAGAGGTGGAGGGGAAAACAGACGTAGAGAACATGAAGGTCGTTAAAAGGAGCTCGCTTAGGAATTATCATAAG GTTTTGGATAAAGCATTCCGACGAGGATGGGAGACCTTCGTTGCTAACTTGTACAGTGTGACCCTCTCTCCTGTTTCCTCGTCCGTGTCCTCACCAAGCAAGTCTGAAATGGACAGGAAAACTGCTTTGGCAGAGTTTAAATAA